From a region of the Emcibacteraceae bacterium genome:
- a CDS encoding pyrimidine dimer DNA glycosylase/endonuclease V has protein sequence MRIWSLHPKYLDSKGLVALWRETLLAQKVLDGKTKGYKNHPQLNRFKAATTPISYISSYLHSVCDEADRRGYNFDRSKILMPQDNSLPPITVTTGQVKYEWQHLLNKLIVRDPKLYEEYKDRLTPALAPQFHQIDGDIEDWEIIFEN, from the coding sequence ATGAGAATCTGGTCATTGCACCCAAAATATCTTGATAGTAAGGGGCTGGTAGCGCTTTGGCGGGAAACACTTCTGGCCCAGAAAGTTCTGGACGGAAAGACAAAGGGCTATAAAAACCATCCCCAGCTAAATCGCTTTAAAGCGGCAACCACCCCGATCTCCTATATAAGCAGTTATCTTCATTCAGTCTGCGACGAAGCTGACCGTCGTGGTTATAATTTTGACCGCAGCAAAATTCTGATGCCACAGGATAATTCCCTCCCCCCAATCACCGTCACCACAGGCCAGGTCAAATATGAATGGCAGCATTTATTAAATAAACTTATCGTACGCGACCCCAAGCTTTATGAAGAATATAAAGACAGACTGACCCCTGCCCTTGCCCCGCAATTTCATCAAATTGACGGTGATATTGAAGACTGGGAAATAATTTTTGAAAATTGA